The window TTTTTTCATAAAAATTGAATTTTGTTTTACAAAGTTAAAAAAATTTTTTTTAAGTAAGTAAAAATTAAAAATAATTTTTCATTTATAAATTTCTTTCCTTTGCAAAAAATTCATGAACTCAATCATACGACAATTAATCGTTCTGGTAATTCTTTTTTTTCTCTTTGGTTTTATCACTTGGTTAAACGGAGTTTTAATAGCATATTTAAAAATTATTTGCGAGATCTCACTCACCCAAGCTTTTTTTGTAACAACCGCCTTTTATGCTTCGTATTTCTTCATGGCCATTCCAGTAGCATTTGTCATAAAGCAAAAAGGCTATAAAAAATCCATGATTTGGGGACTAAAATTTATTCTTGTTGGTATGATATCTTTCATACCAGCTGCTTTCTTGAGATCTTTCCCCATTTTCCTCGCAGGTTTATTTATACAAGGCATAGGTCTGACATTGCTACAAACAGCTGTAAATCCTTATGTTACATTGCTTGGCAACCCTGAAAGAGCTGTACAGAGGATTAGCCTTATGGGAATAGCTAATAAGTTAGCTGGAGGAGTTTCTGGAATTTTATTTGGCTCAATACTTTTGAAATATTCTGAAAAAGAAATCATAGAAATTATTTCGTCGTTAAATGATGTGGAAAAAAACACATTTCTGAACTCACTTGCCCAAGAAATTATTATGCCATATACCATCATGGGAATCATGCTGCTTTTTTTAATTTTTCTTGTGTATTTTTCTTTTCACGAAAACATCAAATCTCTTGAATTTAAACGTTTATCATTCCAAAATTTACCTCTTCAATCCTGGTTGGGGTTTTTTGCTATATTTTTTTATGTTGGAGCAGAAGTTATAGTTGGTGACAGCATCATTTCCTTTGCTCGACAAATAACTTTACCCTATATTACTATTAACATTGGAGGTTGGTATCTCAATTTAACAGAACCTTCTCATTTTCTTGCATACGTTATGTTAGCCATGATAGGAGGTTACCTTATTAGTATTTGGCTAACACCCAAATATTTATCGCAAAGACAAGGCCTTATATGTTATACCATTGCAGCTATAT is drawn from Bacteroidales bacterium and contains these coding sequences:
- a CDS encoding MFS transporter codes for the protein MNSIIRQLIVLVILFFLFGFITWLNGVLIAYLKIICEISLTQAFFVTTAFYASYFFMAIPVAFVIKQKGYKKSMIWGLKFILVGMISFIPAAFLRSFPIFLAGLFIQGIGLTLLQTAVNPYVTLLGNPERAVQRISLMGIANKLAGGVSGILFGSILLKYSEKEIIEIISSLNDVEKNTFLNSLAQEIIMPYTIMGIMLLFLIFLVYFSFHENIKSLEFKRLSFQNLPLQSWLGFFAIFFYVGAEVIVGDSIISFARQITLPYITINIGGWYLNLTEPSHFLAYVMLAMIGGYLISIWLTPKYLSQRQGLICYTIAAILFTLSAILSDESTSIWFIVLLGAAHAIMWPAIWPLTLQHAGSKIEETSAMLIMGILGGALLPPLFAYFSELITMHFAYAMLLFSYFYILAFGLFNKTKHDIRSI